One window of the Klebsiella sp. WP3-W18-ESBL-02 genome contains the following:
- the rnt gene encoding ribonuclease T, whose amino-acid sequence MSDNAQLNGLCDRFRGFYPVVIDVETAGFNAKTDALLEIAAITLKMDEQGWLMPDNTLHFHVEPFEGANLEPEALAFNGIDPNNPLRGAVSEYDALHAIFKMVRKGIKDSDCNRAIMVAHNATFDHSFMMAAAERASLKRNPFHPFVTFDTAALSGLALGQTVLSKACAAAGMNFDSSQAHSALYDTEQTAILFCEIVNRWKRLGGWPLPVVAE is encoded by the coding sequence ATGTCCGACAATGCGCAACTTAATGGTCTATGCGACCGTTTTCGTGGGTTTTATCCCGTGGTGATTGATGTTGAAACCGCCGGATTCAATGCCAAAACGGATGCCCTGCTCGAAATAGCGGCAATTACGTTGAAAATGGATGAGCAAGGCTGGCTGATGCCGGACAACACGTTACATTTCCACGTTGAACCGTTTGAGGGAGCGAACCTCGAGCCGGAGGCGCTGGCGTTTAACGGGATCGATCCGAATAACCCGCTGCGTGGCGCGGTCAGCGAATACGATGCGTTGCACGCCATCTTCAAAATGGTACGCAAGGGTATTAAAGATAGCGACTGTAACCGCGCGATTATGGTGGCCCACAACGCGACGTTCGATCATAGCTTTATGATGGCTGCCGCCGAGCGTGCATCGCTGAAACGCAACCCTTTCCATCCATTCGTGACCTTCGACACCGCCGCGCTGAGCGGGCTGGCGTTGGGACAGACGGTTTTATCGAAAGCCTGCGCTGCGGCAGGTATGAATTTCGACAGCAGCCAGGCCCACTCTGCCCTGTACGATACCGAGCAGACCGCCATTCTGTTCTGCGAGATCGTCAACCGCTGGAAACGTCTGGGCGGCTGGCCGCTGCCCGTCGTTGCGGAATAA
- a CDS encoding DUF1289 domain-containing protein encodes MAEQLEFFPVQSPCRGICQSDERGFCRGCFRSRDERFNWQTMSDAQKQEVLRLCRQRLLRKLRAAKANPTEDPQQPSLF; translated from the coding sequence GTGGCAGAGCAACTGGAGTTTTTCCCGGTTCAAAGTCCGTGCCGGGGAATTTGTCAGTCGGACGAACGCGGCTTTTGTCGCGGCTGTTTTCGTAGTCGCGACGAGCGTTTTAACTGGCAGACGATGAGCGATGCGCAAAAACAGGAAGTGCTGCGGCTATGTCGCCAGCGGCTACTGCGCAAATTGCGCGCAGCGAAAGCGAATCCAACGGAAGATCCTCAGCAGCCCTCACTGTTTTAA
- the slyB gene encoding outer membrane lipoprotein SlyB yields the protein MMLRVLAVSMIGLSLAGCANNSGLSGDVYSASEAKQVQNVTYGTIVHVRPVQIQGGDDSNVIGAIGGAVLGGFLGNTVGGGTGRSLATAAGAVAGGVAGQSVQGAMNKTQGVELEIRKDDGNTIMVVQKQGDTRFSAGQRVVMASNGRQVTVSPR from the coding sequence ATGATGTTACGCGTATTGGCTGTTTCAATGATTGGTTTATCCCTGGCCGGATGTGCCAACAACAGCGGTTTGTCAGGCGATGTTTACTCAGCATCCGAAGCAAAACAGGTTCAGAACGTGACCTACGGTACCATTGTACACGTGCGTCCGGTTCAGATTCAGGGTGGCGATGATAGCAACGTCATCGGCGCTATCGGCGGTGCAGTACTGGGTGGTTTCCTGGGCAACACCGTCGGCGGCGGTACCGGTCGTTCGCTGGCTACCGCAGCGGGTGCCGTTGCCGGCGGCGTAGCGGGCCAGAGCGTCCAGGGCGCGATGAACAAAACCCAGGGCGTCGAGCTGGAAATTCGTAAAGATGACGGCAACACCATCATGGTGGTGCAGAAACAGGGCGACACCCGTTTCTCAGCCGGTCAGCGCGTCGTGATGGCCAGCAACGGCCGCCAGGTAACCGTTTCTCCGCGTTAA
- the slyA gene encoding transcriptional regulator SlyA, giving the protein MKLESPLGSDLARLVRIWRALIDHRLKPLELTQTHWVTLHNIHQLPPEQSQIQLAKAIGIEQPSLVRTLDQLEEKGLISRQTCASDRRAKRIKLTEKAEPLIQEMEAVISHTRGDILAGISADELEILTTLIRKLEQNIIELQSRD; this is encoded by the coding sequence ATGAAATTGGAATCGCCATTAGGTTCTGATCTGGCACGGTTGGTGCGCATTTGGCGTGCTCTGATTGACCATCGCCTCAAACCTCTGGAACTTACGCAGACACATTGGGTCACGCTGCATAACATTCATCAGCTTCCGCCCGAACAGTCGCAAATCCAACTGGCTAAAGCGATCGGCATTGAGCAGCCGTCATTGGTACGAACACTGGATCAGCTGGAAGAGAAGGGACTGATCTCCCGCCAGACCTGTGCCAGCGACCGTCGTGCTAAACGTATTAAGTTAACTGAGAAGGCGGAACCGCTGATTCAGGAAATGGAAGCGGTCATCAGCCATACGCGCGGTGATATTCTGGCAGGTATCTCAGCCGATGAGCTGGAGATCCTGACGACGCTTATTCGTAAGCTTGAGCAGAACATCATCGAGCTGCAATCACGCGATTGA
- the grxD gene encoding monothiol glutaredoxin 4, which produces MSETIEKIQRQIAENPILLYMKGSPKLPSCGFSAQAVQALSACGERFAYVDILQNPDIRAELPKYANWPTFPQLWVDGELVGGCDIIIEMYQRGELQPLIKETAAKYKAEEPKAE; this is translated from the coding sequence ATGAGCGAAACAATTGAAAAAATTCAGCGCCAGATCGCTGAGAACCCGATCCTGCTGTACATGAAAGGCTCCCCGAAGCTGCCAAGCTGCGGTTTCTCTGCGCAGGCCGTTCAGGCGCTGTCTGCCTGCGGCGAACGCTTTGCTTATGTTGATATCCTGCAGAATCCGGACATCCGTGCCGAACTGCCAAAATATGCAAACTGGCCGACCTTCCCGCAGCTGTGGGTTGACGGCGAGCTGGTTGGCGGCTGCGATATCATCATTGAAATGTATCAGCGTGGCGAACTGCAGCCGCTGATCAAAGAAACCGCGGCGAAGTATAAAGCGGAAGAGCCAAAAGCGGAATAA
- a CDS encoding FUSC family protein has translation MTQPTLTWSALPWFKATVPQWRYALRNAIAMCLALTFAYWLNLDEPYWAMTSAAVVSFPTVGGVISKSLGRIAGSLLGASAALLIAGHTLTDPWLFLFAMSGWLGFCTWACAMYSNNVAYAFQLAGYTCAIIAFPIINVVDATKLWEIAQARVCEVIVGILCGGLMMMILPSTSDGSALLTALKNMHARLLEHASMLWQPVTTDAIRSAHQSVISQILTMNLLRIQAFWSHYRLRRQNALLNYLLHQQLRLTSVISSLRRLMLNWPNLPNHVRPVLETLLQALASPGCDAYTVARIIAPLAPVDPQDYRHHAFWDRLRYFCRLYLKTSRWLQRLENATAVTEFSVPAAPALMRHTDHAEAAWSGIRTFFALVSVGALSISTQWESGAAALTLAAICCVLYSNVPSPFSSLTLLMRTLILLSFFSFGVKFGLMVQINDLWQFMLFLFPLLLTMQLLKLQMPKQARLWGSLIVFMGSFIAVTNPPVYNFADFLNDNLAKIIGVGLAWLAFAVLTPGSDARKSRRHIRALRRHFVDQLSRHPSNREHEFESLVYHHVSQLSASQDDAARRWLLRWGVVLLNCSHVVWQLRSWEARSDPLSQVRDMCISLLRDVMSERGVQQRPLAATLEELQRICAALAHHHQPAARELASIVWRLYCSLSQLEAAPAPDTLTEQTA, from the coding sequence ATGACCCAGCCCACGCTGACGTGGAGCGCATTGCCCTGGTTTAAAGCCACCGTTCCTCAGTGGCGCTACGCACTGCGCAACGCGATCGCCATGTGTCTGGCGCTGACCTTCGCCTACTGGCTGAATCTTGACGAACCGTATTGGGCCATGACCTCCGCTGCGGTGGTCAGCTTCCCCACCGTCGGCGGCGTCATCAGCAAAAGCCTGGGCCGCATCGCGGGCAGCCTGCTGGGCGCCAGCGCCGCGCTGCTTATCGCCGGGCACACGCTGACCGACCCGTGGCTCTTTTTGTTCGCGATGTCTGGCTGGCTGGGTTTTTGCACCTGGGCCTGCGCGATGTACAGCAATAATGTCGCCTACGCCTTCCAACTGGCGGGCTACACCTGCGCCATCATTGCTTTCCCGATCATTAACGTGGTCGACGCGACTAAACTGTGGGAGATAGCCCAGGCACGCGTTTGTGAAGTGATCGTCGGTATTCTGTGCGGCGGGCTGATGATGATGATTTTGCCCAGCACCTCCGACGGCAGCGCGCTGCTTACCGCGCTGAAAAATATGCACGCGCGTCTGCTTGAGCATGCCAGTATGCTGTGGCAGCCGGTGACCACCGACGCTATCCGCAGCGCCCACCAGAGCGTCATCAGTCAGATCCTGACCATGAATCTGCTGCGCATTCAGGCCTTCTGGAGCCACTATCGTCTGCGTCGGCAAAATGCGCTGCTCAACTATCTGCTGCACCAGCAGCTGCGCCTCACCAGCGTTATCTCCAGCCTGCGGCGGCTAATGCTCAACTGGCCCAATCTGCCAAATCATGTTCGCCCGGTGCTGGAAACCTTGCTCCAGGCGCTGGCGTCTCCGGGCTGTGACGCCTACACCGTCGCGCGTATTATCGCCCCTCTGGCCCCCGTCGATCCGCAGGATTATCGCCACCATGCCTTCTGGGATCGCCTGCGCTATTTTTGTCGTCTGTACCTTAAAACCAGTCGCTGGCTTCAGCGGCTGGAGAACGCAACGGCGGTCACAGAGTTTTCCGTCCCGGCTGCGCCCGCGCTGATGCGCCATACCGATCACGCCGAGGCGGCCTGGAGCGGTATCCGGACCTTTTTCGCCCTGGTCAGCGTGGGAGCATTAAGCATCAGCACCCAGTGGGAGTCCGGCGCGGCGGCGCTGACGCTGGCAGCCATTTGCTGCGTGCTTTATTCCAATGTCCCCTCGCCGTTCAGCTCTCTCACGCTGCTGATGCGCACGCTGATTCTGCTGTCATTCTTTAGCTTCGGCGTTAAGTTTGGCCTGATGGTGCAAATTAACGATCTGTGGCAGTTCATGCTGTTCTTATTTCCACTGCTACTGACCATGCAGCTGTTAAAGCTACAAATGCCGAAACAGGCACGGCTGTGGGGATCGCTGATCGTCTTTATGGGTTCGTTTATCGCCGTGACTAACCCACCGGTGTATAACTTCGCCGATTTTCTCAACGATAATCTGGCCAAGATTATCGGCGTCGGGCTGGCGTGGCTGGCATTTGCGGTACTGACGCCCGGCTCGGACGCGCGCAAAAGTCGTCGCCATATTCGCGCGTTACGCCGTCACTTTGTCGATCAGCTCAGTCGTCACCCGTCAAACCGCGAACATGAGTTTGAATCTCTGGTTTATCATCATGTTAGCCAGCTCAGCGCGAGCCAGGATGACGCCGCGCGCCGCTGGCTGCTGCGCTGGGGCGTGGTGCTGCTGAACTGTTCGCACGTGGTGTGGCAACTGCGAAGCTGGGAGGCGCGCTCGGACCCGCTGTCGCAGGTGCGCGATATGTGTATTAGCCTGCTGCGGGATGTGATGAGCGAACGCGGGGTGCAGCAACGACCGCTAGCCGCAACCCTTGAAGAACTGCAGCGAATTTGCGCCGCCCTGGCCCATCATCACCAGCCTGCTGCTCGTGAACTGGCGTCCATCGTCTGGCGGCTGTACTGCTCGCTATCGCAGCTTGAGGCGGCACCGGCACCCGATACGCTGACCGAGCAAACGGCGTAA
- a CDS encoding aldo/keto reductase, producing MVQRITLAPQGPEFSRFVMGYWRLMDWNMSARELASFMEAHLDLGVTTVDHADIYGGYQCEAAFGEALKLAPHLRERMEIVTKCGIATTAKPEHAIGHYITDRQHIVHSAEQSLRHLATDVIDLLLIHRPDPLMDADEVAEAFTALHQSGKVRHFGVSNFTPAQFALLQSRLPFTLATNQVEISPVHQPTLLDGTLDQLQQLRIRPMAWSCLGGGRLFNDDAFQPLRDELAKVANELNAGSIEQVVYAWVMRLPSQPLPIIGSGKIERVRSAIVAQSLDMSRQQWFRIRKAALGYDVP from the coding sequence ATGGTTCAACGTATTACTTTGGCGCCGCAGGGGCCGGAATTTTCACGCTTCGTCATGGGCTACTGGCGTCTGATGGACTGGAATATGTCCGCGCGTGAGCTTGCCAGCTTTATGGAAGCGCATCTGGATCTTGGCGTGACGACCGTTGACCACGCCGATATCTACGGCGGCTACCAGTGTGAAGCGGCGTTCGGTGAAGCCCTGAAGCTGGCACCGCACCTGCGTGAACGGATGGAAATTGTCACCAAATGCGGCATTGCCACCACGGCGAAACCGGAACATGCAATCGGGCATTACATTACCGATCGCCAGCACATTGTGCACAGCGCTGAACAGTCACTGCGTCATCTGGCGACCGACGTTATTGACCTGTTGCTTATCCACCGTCCGGACCCGCTGATGGATGCGGACGAAGTGGCCGAGGCGTTTACGGCGCTGCATCAGAGCGGCAAAGTGCGTCATTTTGGGGTGTCAAACTTTACGCCAGCGCAGTTTGCGCTGCTGCAGTCGCGTCTGCCGTTCACGCTGGCGACGAACCAGGTTGAAATTTCGCCTGTTCATCAGCCGACGCTGCTGGATGGCACGCTGGATCAGCTTCAGCAACTGCGTATTCGTCCGATGGCCTGGTCATGCCTCGGCGGCGGTCGCCTGTTTAACGACGACGCGTTCCAGCCACTGCGCGATGAGCTGGCAAAGGTGGCGAATGAGCTGAATGCCGGGAGCATTGAACAGGTGGTCTACGCGTGGGTCATGCGCCTGCCGTCGCAGCCGCTGCCGATTATCGGTTCCGGGAAAATTGAGCGCGTGCGTTCGGCAATTGTCGCGCAGTCTCTCGATATGTCTCGCCAGCAGTGGTTCCGCATTCGTAAAGCCGCATTGGGCTACGACGTGCCGTAA
- a CDS encoding DUF1656 domain-containing protein, with product MKSILHIPGLPLQDLVVGASIYFPPVFKAVLLGFLFWLVLHRLLRDWMYAGDIWHPLLMDLSFFALSVCLALLLLVWW from the coding sequence GTGAAGTCGATTCTCCACATCCCGGGACTGCCTCTACAAGACCTTGTCGTCGGTGCTTCGATCTATTTTCCTCCCGTATTTAAGGCAGTTCTGCTCGGCTTCCTGTTCTGGCTGGTTCTCCATCGTCTGCTGCGTGACTGGATGTACGCTGGTGATATCTGGCACCCGCTATTAATGGATCTCTCTTTCTTTGCGCTTTCGGTATGCCTCGCGCTGCTGCTCCTTGTCTGGTGGTGA
- a CDS encoding alkene reductase, with product MSQEKLFTPLKVGAVTVPNRVFMAPLTRLRSIVPGDIPTPLMAEYYRQRASAGLIISEATQVSAQAKGYQGAPGLHSPEQIAAWQKITAGVHAENGRIAVQLWHTGRISHNSLQPNGEAPVAPSALSAGTRTSLRDENGHAIRVDTSMPRALETAEIPGIVNDFRQAIANAREAGFDLVELHSAHGYLLHQFLSPSSNHRTDQYGGSVENRARLVLEVVDAGIKEWGADRIGIRVSPIGSFQNVDNGPNEEADALYLIEELGKRGIAYLHMSEPDWAGGEPYSDAFREKVRARFHGPIIGAGAYTPEKAEELIEKGLIDAVAFGRAYIANPDLVARLQHKAELNPQRPESFYGGDAEGYTDYPTL from the coding sequence ATGTCACAAGAAAAACTGTTTACCCCACTGAAAGTGGGTGCGGTTACCGTCCCAAACCGCGTGTTTATGGCCCCGCTGACGCGCCTGCGTAGCATCGTGCCAGGCGACATTCCCACTCCGCTGATGGCCGAGTACTATCGCCAACGCGCCAGCGCAGGCTTGATTATCTCTGAAGCCACTCAGGTTTCCGCCCAGGCCAAAGGCTACCAGGGCGCGCCGGGTCTGCACAGCCCAGAGCAGATTGCCGCGTGGCAGAAAATTACCGCCGGCGTGCACGCTGAAAACGGCCGTATCGCCGTACAGCTGTGGCACACCGGGCGTATTTCACACAACAGCCTGCAGCCAAACGGTGAAGCGCCTGTTGCCCCTTCCGCGCTGAGCGCCGGTACCCGCACTTCGCTGCGTGATGAAAATGGTCACGCGATTCGCGTCGATACCTCTATGCCACGCGCGCTGGAAACCGCTGAAATTCCGGGGATCGTGAACGATTTCCGCCAGGCAATTGCCAACGCTCGTGAAGCCGGATTCGACCTGGTTGAGCTGCATTCTGCTCATGGCTACCTGCTGCACCAGTTCCTTTCTCCGTCTTCTAACCACCGTACCGATCAGTATGGCGGCAGCGTTGAAAACCGCGCGCGTCTGGTGCTGGAAGTGGTGGATGCCGGGATTAAAGAATGGGGTGCCGACCGCATCGGTATTCGCGTGTCGCCGATTGGTAGCTTCCAGAACGTCGACAACGGTCCGAACGAAGAAGCCGATGCGCTGTATCTGATAGAAGAACTGGGTAAACGCGGTATTGCCTATCTGCATATGTCCGAACCTGACTGGGCGGGTGGCGAGCCGTATAGCGATGCCTTCCGTGAGAAAGTACGCGCACGTTTCCATGGCCCCATCATTGGTGCGGGTGCCTATACGCCAGAAAAAGCCGAGGAGCTGATTGAAAAAGGGCTGATTGACGCCGTTGCTTTTGGCCGCGCTTATATTGCCAACCCGGATCTGGTCGCTCGCCTGCAGCACAAAGCCGAGCTGAACCCACAACGCCCGGAAAGCTTCTACGGCGGCGACGCGGAAGGCTACACCGATTACCCAACCCTGTGA
- a CDS encoding GGDEF domain-containing protein, with the protein MLLKFPLQRFLIYITICLIGILLLNHFSTIFIRHVPSIAPILFPTLTMFLMVFHTMIAVFMVMKYLCDRQRLYLMAIACAFASSAILMMGTLNSYPMWFLCGAASEVNYNDTLIFYFFRNIIMTVLFIASVGLYAIKSRDMHSTRNHIFILCGIFGFAIIMLILSWLYSSHNPALSVHLVDNATYQYSETWNDIMNWALVIIWLVTLFTLIFITRLNNIFWYSGAFFCACYIFTLLVLMSGQDTASYSWYQARLFETISTMFLIFVLFCDVFTLYRQSNTKYLNSYQNSIRDPLTRLYNRSYFYDSFTALQASIASGNPVSVIVSDLDHFKRINDKYGHLQGDKVIQFVAKVLQDSVRQNDIAARIGGEEFALLLANTDAEEAHAIAERIRLAIGQHDSNSSQDKLPEPITISIGVFTVTDLSVPVEECVRRADEAMYRAKGTGRNRVVVWE; encoded by the coding sequence ATGCTTTTAAAATTCCCACTGCAACGCTTCTTGATTTATATCACGATATGCCTGATTGGTATTCTGTTACTCAATCATTTTTCTACTATTTTTATTCGCCACGTTCCCTCGATTGCGCCTATTCTTTTTCCCACGCTGACGATGTTTCTGATGGTCTTCCACACGATGATCGCGGTATTCATGGTGATGAAGTACCTGTGCGACAGGCAGCGTCTTTATTTGATGGCGATTGCCTGTGCCTTTGCCAGCTCAGCCATATTGATGATGGGGACGCTGAACAGCTACCCGATGTGGTTCTTGTGCGGTGCCGCAAGCGAGGTGAACTATAACGATACGCTCATATTTTATTTTTTCCGTAATATTATTATGACCGTATTGTTTATTGCTTCGGTGGGCCTATACGCCATCAAATCACGCGATATGCACAGTACCAGAAATCATATTTTTATATTATGCGGCATCTTCGGTTTCGCCATTATTATGCTGATATTATCGTGGCTGTATTCCAGCCATAATCCAGCGTTAAGCGTACATCTGGTCGATAATGCCACATATCAATATAGCGAAACGTGGAACGATATTATGAACTGGGCATTGGTCATAATATGGTTGGTCACGCTATTTACGCTGATATTTATCACTCGCCTGAACAATATATTCTGGTATAGCGGTGCTTTCTTCTGCGCCTGCTATATCTTCACCCTACTGGTGCTGATGTCCGGTCAGGACACCGCCAGCTACAGCTGGTATCAGGCACGACTGTTTGAAACTATTTCAACAATGTTCCTGATCTTCGTTCTGTTTTGCGATGTGTTCACGCTGTACCGCCAGTCAAACACGAAATACCTGAACTCGTACCAAAACTCCATCCGCGATCCATTAACGCGGCTGTACAATCGCAGCTATTTCTACGACTCTTTTACCGCGCTACAGGCTTCTATCGCCAGCGGAAACCCGGTATCGGTTATTGTGAGCGATCTGGACCACTTCAAGCGCATTAACGACAAATATGGTCACCTGCAGGGCGATAAGGTGATTCAGTTCGTCGCGAAAGTGCTGCAGGACTCGGTACGCCAGAATGATATCGCCGCGCGCATCGGCGGTGAAGAGTTTGCGCTGCTGTTAGCCAACACCGATGCAGAAGAAGCCCACGCTATCGCGGAACGTATTCGTCTGGCCATCGGCCAGCATGATTCCAATAGCAGCCAGGACAAGTTGCCTGAGCCAATTACCATCAGTATCGGCGTCTTTACCGTGACCGATTTGTCGGTACCGGTTGAAGAGTGCGTGCGTCGCGCTGATGAGGCGATGTACCGCGCGAAGGGAACGGGACGAAACCGCGTTGTGGTGTGGGAATGA
- a CDS encoding TetR/AcrR family transcriptional regulator — protein MSKSIEHDTREHILATGERLCMHRGFTGMGLSELLKTAEVPKGSFYHYFRSKEAFGVAMLERHFADYHQRLTQHFTQGAGNYRDRLLNYYQHTLEQFCQQGLISGCLTVKLSAEVCDLSEDMRTAMNKGASQIMVLLAQALENGRREGCLTFSGEAAMTAQVLYSLWLGANLQAKISRSSAPLESALTHVRNLIAAPE, from the coding sequence ATGAGCAAATCCATTGAACATGATACCCGTGAACATATCCTGGCAACCGGCGAGCGTCTTTGCATGCACCGCGGTTTCACCGGGATGGGCCTGAGCGAACTCCTGAAGACGGCGGAAGTGCCGAAGGGATCGTTCTATCACTATTTTCGTTCAAAAGAAGCCTTTGGCGTGGCCATGCTGGAGCGGCATTTTGCTGATTATCACCAGCGCCTGACGCAGCATTTCACGCAAGGGGCCGGTAACTACCGTGACCGCTTGCTGAACTACTACCAGCACACGCTTGAACAGTTTTGCCAGCAAGGTTTGATTAGCGGTTGTCTGACCGTCAAGCTGTCTGCTGAGGTGTGCGATCTTTCTGAAGATATGCGTACCGCCATGAATAAAGGTGCTAGCCAGATTATGGTTCTGCTCGCGCAAGCGCTGGAAAACGGCCGCCGTGAAGGCTGCCTGACGTTCAGCGGTGAAGCCGCCATGACAGCCCAGGTGCTCTATTCACTGTGGCTGGGGGCGAACCTGCAGGCAAAAATTTCGCGCAGTTCTGCACCGCTGGAAAGCGCGCTGACGCACGTCAGAAATCTGATTGCTGCGCCGGAATAA
- the gloA gene encoding lactoylglutathione lyase — protein MRLLHTMLRVGDLQRSIDFYTKVLGMKLLRTSENTEYKYSLAFVGYGDERDEAVIELTYNWGVDKYDLGNAYGHIALSVDNAAEACDRIRQNGGNVTREAGPVKGGTTVIAFVEDPDGYKIELIEEKDAGKGLGN, from the coding sequence ATGCGTTTACTGCATACCATGCTGCGCGTCGGCGACCTGCAACGCTCCATTGATTTTTACACCAAGGTGCTGGGCATGAAGCTGCTGCGCACCAGCGAAAACACCGAGTACAAATACTCGCTGGCCTTTGTGGGCTACGGTGACGAACGTGATGAAGCGGTGATCGAGCTGACCTATAACTGGGGCGTAGACAAATACGACCTGGGCAACGCATACGGTCATATCGCGCTGAGCGTTGATAACGCTGCCGAAGCCTGCGACCGTATTCGTCAGAACGGCGGCAACGTCACTCGTGAAGCCGGCCCGGTAAAAGGCGGCACCACGGTGATTGCGTTTGTTGAAGATCCGGACGGTTACAAAATCGAACTGATCGAAGAAAAAGATGCCGGCAAAGGTCTCGGCAACTGA
- a CDS encoding HlyD family secretion protein: protein MKKLKYFSTLLIAAVAIVAVWLVWNYYMQSPWTRDGKIRAEQVDITPQVSGSIQHLNVKDNQFVKAGDVLFEIDPTPWKITVMNAEAKWAKAQSDLLRASHEVERRRGLSQNVISAEDLDTVNIALKVARANADAAKAELDHARWQLAQTEVKAPVDGWVTNLTTRAGNYAAVGQPVFALIDSHSFYVVGYFEETKLRHIREGDRADIVLYSDNKKLQSHVSSIGRAIHDQSLATDGTLVADIKPTIPWVRLAQRVPVRIALDPQPADTILIAGTTCTVSITGRQQ from the coding sequence ATGAAAAAATTAAAATACTTCTCAACGCTGCTGATCGCCGCCGTTGCTATCGTCGCCGTCTGGCTGGTCTGGAACTATTACATGCAGTCACCGTGGACGCGTGACGGTAAAATTCGCGCCGAACAGGTCGACATCACCCCGCAGGTATCCGGTAGCATTCAGCACCTCAACGTGAAGGATAATCAGTTTGTGAAGGCCGGTGACGTTCTGTTCGAAATAGACCCAACGCCGTGGAAAATCACCGTCATGAACGCCGAAGCCAAATGGGCCAAGGCGCAGTCCGACCTACTGCGCGCAAGCCATGAAGTGGAACGTCGACGGGGGCTGTCGCAAAATGTTATCTCCGCTGAAGACCTTGATACCGTCAACATCGCGCTGAAAGTCGCGCGGGCCAATGCAGACGCCGCTAAAGCCGAACTGGACCATGCCCGCTGGCAGCTGGCGCAAACCGAAGTCAAAGCGCCGGTCGACGGCTGGGTCACCAACCTTACGACCCGAGCAGGCAACTATGCCGCGGTCGGCCAGCCGGTTTTCGCCCTTATCGACAGCCACTCATTTTATGTTGTCGGCTATTTTGAAGAGACCAAGCTGCGGCATATCCGCGAAGGCGACCGCGCAGATATCGTACTCTATAGCGATAATAAAAAGTTACAGAGTCACGTTTCCAGCATCGGTCGCGCTATCCACGATCAGAGCCTGGCCACGGATGGAACGCTGGTTGCAGACATCAAGCCAACCATCCCCTGGGTGCGCCTGGCCCAGCGCGTCCCGGTTCGCATTGCGCTTGATCCACAGCCTGCGGATACCATCCTGATCGCGGGCACCACGTGCACGGTGTCAATTACAGGCCGTCAGCAATGA
- a CDS encoding C40 family peptidase, translating into MAQIKKWSITLCALLFTSLSFTPLAHATGHAKTPTAQKSLPVKGSERKKKNTVSKSTSKKKTSTVAKNKTAPAVSKAKKAATPSRKTVASKTRKASAVKTASVVTTCKATRKGHKKTCTTSKVESQPTTIAQAHKVRVQKAQKTAMNKLMGQLGKPYRWGGNSPRTGFDCSGLVYYAYKDLVNIRIPRTANEMYHLRDARPVDRSELESGDLVFFRTQGRGTADHVGVYVGNGKFIQSPRTGQDIRITSLSEDYWVRHYVGARRVVTPKTIR; encoded by the coding sequence GTGGCGCAGATAAAAAAATGGTCGATCACGCTCTGTGCATTGTTGTTTACATCGTTATCGTTCACGCCGTTGGCGCATGCAACAGGGCATGCCAAAACACCGACGGCGCAAAAATCACTTCCCGTTAAGGGCAGTGAACGCAAGAAAAAGAATACGGTCAGCAAATCAACCAGCAAGAAAAAAACCAGCACCGTCGCGAAGAACAAAACCGCACCCGCGGTCAGCAAAGCGAAAAAGGCCGCTACCCCTTCACGTAAAACGGTCGCCAGCAAAACCCGCAAAGCCAGCGCGGTAAAAACCGCCAGCGTCGTGACAACCTGCAAGGCGACCCGCAAAGGGCATAAAAAAACCTGTACCACCAGCAAAGTAGAAAGTCAGCCCACCACCATCGCCCAGGCGCATAAAGTTCGCGTGCAGAAAGCGCAAAAAACCGCCATGAACAAACTGATGGGCCAGTTGGGTAAACCCTACCGCTGGGGCGGCAACTCGCCGCGTACCGGTTTCGATTGCAGCGGTCTGGTTTACTATGCTTATAAAGATCTGGTGAATATCCGTATTCCACGTACCGCTAACGAAATGTACCACCTGCGCGATGCCCGCCCGGTTGACCGCAGCGAGCTGGAAAGCGGTGATTTAGTCTTCTTCCGGACCCAGGGTCGCGGCACTGCCGATCACGTCGGCGTGTATGTTGGTAACGGTAAATTTATCCAGTCGCCTCGCACCGGTCAGGACATCCGCATTACCTCGCTGAGCGAAGACTACTGGGTACGCCACTATGTCGGCGCCCGTCGCGTGGTAACCCCGAAGACGATTCGTTAA